The Oscillospiraceae bacterium genome contains a region encoding:
- a CDS encoding DUF421 domain-containing protein: protein MATICIRLLIIYFVTIICLRIMGKRQIGELEISELVTTIFISELAAAPISDAGTPLLHGIIPTLLLLCLEIVLSFLAVKSNYFKNLLGKNPTFLIVNGKVDQKGMQKVRLTINELMTELRLKDVSDPSQVNYAIMEPNGKISIALKSQFQNATPEDLKIKTEEKGIHHLIISDGAINFSALSAARKSQKWLLSYLEKKKIKPNKVFMMTVNDADETFIVMREKI, encoded by the coding sequence GTCTGCGTATAATGGGGAAACGCCAAATCGGCGAGCTCGAAATATCAGAGCTGGTGACCACCATTTTTATATCAGAACTCGCCGCAGCTCCTATCAGCGATGCCGGCACGCCTCTGCTTCACGGAATAATTCCTACCCTGTTATTGTTGTGCCTTGAAATTGTTCTTTCTTTCCTGGCAGTAAAAAGCAATTATTTCAAAAACCTGCTGGGGAAAAACCCCACATTCCTCATTGTCAACGGCAAAGTGGACCAAAAGGGCATGCAAAAAGTACGGCTCACTATCAACGAGCTTATGACCGAACTTCGCTTAAAAGATGTCAGCGACCCTTCGCAAGTCAATTATGCCATAATGGAACCAAACGGAAAAATAAGCATTGCTTTAAAATCTCAATTTCAAAATGCAACCCCGGAGGATCTTAAAATAAAAACCGAAGAAAAAGGGATTCACCATCTCATCATTTCCGACGGTGCAATTAACTTCAGCGCGCTGAGCGCCGCACGAAAAAGTCAGAAATGGTTACTGTCCTACCTTGAAAAAAAGAAGATCAAGCCAAATAAAGTATTCATGATGACAGTAAACGATGCCGATGAAACTTTTATCGTGATGAGGGAAAAAATATGA